DNA sequence from the Myxococcus guangdongensis genome:
GTCGATGGCGCCCGAGAGCAAGGTCGTCGTGGAGTCGCTGATGGTGGCGCACAACGAGCAGACGGGCGAGGAGCACGTCTCGTTCGCGAGCCTGGACACGACGCTGACGCCCGAGCCGGTGAGCTTCACGATGGACCACCCCCGCTTCGCGAGCAACGAGCCCCGCTCGAACATCAACCTCACCACGTGCCAGCTGCGCGGCGGCGCGGACTGTGACTACGCCATGGTGACCAACGCCCAGGGCACCCTGGCGCCCTACCCCCAGCAGCCGGTGGGGCTGGCGCTGCGCAAGACGGGCAACCCCTGGACGGGAGACCCCGCGGCCTACTTCCCGTTCCAGGCGGGGCAGACCTTCGACATCACCAACATCTACGTCCCCACGCAGCTCACGTTCGACGCGGGCGCGATGTCGCAGCCCTGCGTCATCCAGGCGATGAAGAACGGCCCGACGACGACGCGGATGCGCCTCATCAAGACGGACTCGGGCGGCACCTGCACGACGCTCGCGGACCTGTCGGACCTGTTCGTCATCAATGGGAAGACGGCGAGCATCCAGCGGCTGGTCAACCTCTCGCAGAACACCACTGCCAACGGTGGCGCGGGCTGCACGATGGAGAAGATCGTCAACGAGCCCGTGGTGATGTCGATGACCCTCTACTCGATGGCGACGTGTGGCGGCGCCGCCGCGGTGCCGCGCCTGACGACCTTCACGAGCACGGCGCTGCCCACCAACCCCTTCAACCTCAACGTGCTCAACAGCTGCATGGCGGAGGGCACGAAGGTGACGCTCGCGGACGGGACGCGGGCGGCCATCGAGACGCTGAAGGTGGGCGACAAGGTCCGCTCCAACGCGAGCGGCCGGGTGCTGACGGTCCAGGACTTCATCTTCGGGCGGGAGCCCAAGCCGCTGGTGCGGCTGCGCGATGACCAGGGCCACGACCTGCGGCTGACGGAGAAGCACCCGGTGCTGCTCACCTCCGGGCTCGTGGTGCCCGCGGACAAGGTCCAGGTGAAGGACCAGGTGCGCACCGAGTCCGGCACGGCCTTCATCACGGCCACCGAGCGCGTGCCGTACGACGGCAAGGTCTACAACCTCAAGCTGGGCACGCCCGAGGAGCTCGAGTCGCTCGGGCCCAACGAGCGGACGCTGTTCGCCGATGGCGTGCTCGTGGGCGACGACACCATGCAGCGCGAGCTGACCTCGCCGCGCCGCGCGTCCGCCACGCCGTAGTCCCCTGCGTCGGGGTGGAGGCGCCTCTCCACCCCGACGTGTCTTCCGAGCCGGTCAGCCGAGGGCCGTGAGCCGCGACGCCCCAGGAGGGCCGCCGCAGTGCTCCTGCCCGAGAGCCGCAGCGCCGGAGCACCCGCCCGCGCGCGCCACACCGGCCCCTGGCAGCCCCCCCCATCCTCTTCGCGTTGGCGCCGCGGAGGTGCACGTCACCAGACATCCGAGCGTGCCGCGACGAGCCCTGCCTCGCCCGCCAGCCATCCGAACCGCGGCTGGGTTCAGTCAAATTGACAAAAAATGCGCCAGTTGTCACATTGCAACAATGCCAGCGACACTGAAAGACGACGAAGCAACAGCCCGACGCGCGAAGGTCCTCGTTGCCGCTCGCTGGTGCTTCCTCAACTTCGGCTTCGCCAAGACGTCATTCGAGGACATCGCCCGGCGCGCCACGCTCTCGCGCACGCTGCTGTATCGGATCTTCAAGGACAAAGAGGACATCTACCGAGCCGTCTTCGTGGACTGGCTGGTGTCCAGGCACCCCGACGCGAGGAAGGCAGCAAAGGGGCCCGGCAGCCCGTATGAGCGCCTGCTCGGGGTGTGCCGGCTGCTGGTGATGGAGCCTTGGGGAGAGATGGTCGGCGCCCCCATGGGGAGCGAGTTCCTGGAGGCATGCGAGCGGATCGACCCGGAGAGCGAAGCGCTCCATCGACAGGTCGCGCGGGAGTGCGTCACCACCATCCTGGCTGACTCGACGAGTGCCGAGGTCTTCCTCCTCGCGCTCGACGGGCTGCTCGCGGACCAGCCCTCAGTCGAGCAGCTCGAACAGCGCACGCAGGTTCTCGCGGCGCGTTTCGCCCCCAGCGCGTCGAAGAAGGGAGCGAGGTCATGAGGGCGATGTGGCCCTTCCTTGGCGAAGACGTCGCCACGGGCCTCCCGCGCAATGAGCCCCCCGCGCACATCCGGCATGGGCTCGGGCCCGACAGTGCTCCCGAGAGGTGCGTGCGATGAAGGTCATCCTCTTCGGGGCGACGGGCATGGTCGGCATGGGTTGCCTGCGCGAAGCGCTCGCTTCGCCCGACGTCGAGGCGGTACTCAGCATCAGCCGGCAGTCATGTGGCGTCGAGCACCCGAAGCTGCGCGAGCTCCTGCTCCCCGACCTCTTCGAGGTCGCGGCCGTCGAGCAGCAGCTCGTCGGCTACGATGCGTGCATCTGGGCAATTGGCGTCAGCTCCGTCGGTCTCGACGAAGCGGCCTACGCCCGAATCACCGAGGAGCTGACGCTGCGCTGGGCGCGCACGCTCCTCCGGCTCAACCCGGGCATATCCTTCTGCTACTGCTCGGCGGGGGGCGCAGGCGGGCCGGGAATGTGGGCGCGGGTGAGGCGCCGTGTCGAAGGTGTGCTGAACGAGATGCCGTTCCGGCACGTTGGCGCGGTCCGCCCTGGATTCATCCGACCGGGCCCTGGCATCCGGAGCAAGACGCGCGGCTACCAGCTCGGCATCGTCCTGCTGAAGCCGCTGTTCTTGATGACGCCGCTGCTGGTCCGTGCCTTCCCCGGGCTGTTCACGACGTCGGAGCGCCTCGGCCGCGCGATGCTGAGTGTCGTCCAGGGGCAGGCCGACGGGTTCATCCTCGAATCAGCCGACATCAACCGAGTGGGCGGGTGAGCGCGGCGCCTCGCGGTCCCCTCGGCGCGAAGCTCGGCGTCATCGGGGGAGTGCTCCTCATGCTCGCTGGCGCCTGGCTCTTCGGCGTCTTCGCGTGGGTGGGAGCACCTGGCGGACTGGCGCAGAAGCTCGTCGGGCTGGGGGCATGGGGTTACCTCGCGTTCATCCTCGTGTACACGGCACTGCAGCCATTCGGTGTCCCTGGCACCTTCTTCGTGGTGGCGGCGCCGCTCATCTGGCCGTGGCCGACCGCGTTCGCGCTCTCGATGGTCGGGACGATGTCTGCGAGCGTCGTCGGCTTTTCGTTCGCGCGATTCGTCGCGCGAGAGTGGGTCTCCGCGCGCATCCCCGCCAGGCTGCGCAAGTACGACGCGGCCCTCGAGCGGAGTTCCTTCCGAACCGTCGTCATCCTGCGACTCATCTTGTGGATGCCGCAGGTGCTCCACTCGTTCTTCGGCGTCTCGAAGGTCGGGTTCTGGACCCACTTCTGGGGCTCGCTCATCGGCTACGCACCGCCGCTGCTACTCGTGAGCTACCTGGGCGCGGAGATGTTCGACGCGTCGGGGAAGATGCAACCCGCCGCGTGGCCCATCATGGCCGGGCTGCTCACCGCATCACTCGTCATCGCCGCGCTCGCGCGAGCCTGGGAGCGCCATCGCCTCCCAGGGAGAACCCTCCCATTCTCCTGGAGCAAGAAACCATGACGCAGGACCTCCTAGGCAAAGTCATCCTCATCACCGGCGCGACGGACGGCATCGGCAAGGCGGCCGCCGCCGTGCTCGCCAGACGCGGAGCGACGTTGACGATTGTCGGCCGAGACAAGCAGAAGACCGAGAAGGTGCTCTCGGAGCTGAAGTCGACAAGTGAGAACCCGAACCTGGACCTCCTCCTCTGCGACTTGTCGCGGCTGGCCGACGTCAGGCGTGCCGCGGAGGAGTTCAAGGCCAGGCACGAGCGGCTGGACGTCCTCGTGAACAACGCGGGCGCCACCTTCAAGAAGCCAACGATGGGGCCCGACGGGTTCGAGCTGACGTTCGCGCTCAACCACCTCGCGTACTTCCAGCTCACGACGTCGCTGCTCGACCTGTTGCGCAAGACGCCCGATGCACGAGTCGTCTCGACCTCGAGCAGCATGCAGGCGCGAGGGAAGCTCGACCTCGCGAAGACACCGACATCCCTGGCCGGGTCGGGCCCGGCTGCCTACGCGACCTCGAAGCTCGCGAACATTCTCTTCACCCGGGAGCTCCAGCGACGCCTGGGAGGAACGACGGCCATCGCCAACTGCTTCGAGCCAGGCACGGTGCGGACGCAGTTCGGTGGTTTCGGCTCTGACCAGGGGTTCTTGCTGAACCTCGTGTACACACTCGCGAAGCCGTTCTCGAGCACGCCCGAGCAGGGCGCCGACTCCCTCATCTGGCTCGCCACGGCACCCGAGGCGGCCACGCTCCGAGGTGAGTATGTCTCGAAGCGCCGGGCCGTGACGCCGCAGAAGCAGGCGCTAGACCCAAAGCTCGCGGCCGACCTGTGGACACTGAGTGAAGAGCTCTGCGCCAAGGCAGTAGCGCGCGCCGACTGACCACCTTCGCATCAGCAAGAAACAGAGCCACCGCACTCTTCGGCCCCCAAGCCACACCGCGCACCTTCGCGGGCCTATGCGGCCCGCGCGCCCGGGCCACGTCGGCCTTCCGCGTTGCGCCAGCCCGTGTCGCGGTGAGGCCGTCCCCCGTTGAGCCGGTGCTTCGACTTGCGGCGCAGGAAGCTGCTCGCATCCTCGCGGCGGTAACAGGTGAGGAGGCGCTCGTCGTCACTCACCAACAGAATCCAGCCACGCGCCTGCCGCGCGAGTGACGATTCGCGCAGGGTCCGCGAGAGGTCTCGCTCCAGCACCGTGACGTGCGTCGCCCCCGCAGCGCGGACCCGCAGGCCATGGTCGAGGATGAAGTCCAGGACCTCCTGACGCAGCATCCCGCGCGCGCTGTGTTCGAGGAACGTGAAGGTGGGAAGAGTCGGGCGGGAACTGGACGGGCGACACCGGGCCATGGGGCTTCCTCCTGTTGCCTCCCCTCCTCTTCACATGTCGTTCCAAGCCACCCCACACGCGATTCCAGGGGGTTGCGGGCACAACGCCCGGGCCCCGCGGGACATTTCGTCAATGTGCCGCCGAGCGCGTGACAGCGCGACGCACGCACCTTCGGTCACCCCGGCGGAAGCACCACCGCGGTCTCCACGCCGCGCCTCCGCCGCCAGGACTCCCACGCACGCAGCAGTCGCGGATACAGCGCGCGGAAGGCGACGAACCACACGACACCCGCGAGCAGGTCGACCGCGTAGTGGTAGCGCAGCACCAGCGTGGAGACGAAGAGCATCACCGCCACCGGCAACATCCCCCGGAAGCGCCACGGATGCGCGAGCCTGTCGTGCGCGAGCAACACCAGCGTGATGTACACGTGCAGGCTCGGGAACACATCGAAGGTCGACGAGCCGTGGGCCACGACGGCCGCGTTCAGCCGCGTCACCCACCCGCCCTCCACGGGCACGGTGAACAGCTCGGGATACGCCACCAGGGGCCCCACCGCGGGCACCAGGTAGTAGCCCACGAGCCCCGGCACGTAGGCGGAGAAGACCTGACCGAAGAAGGCCTCCGCGCGCTCCCGCGAGCCCACCACCGCCCACGCCATGGCCAGGTGCAGGTAGACGTGGAACGACAGGTAGCTCGCGCTGAACACGTCGCTCACCGCCGCCGAGCTCCAGCGCTGCAGCCACACCGACGGCGTGCTCCCTCCGAACACCCACGCGTCCACGGCGAACAACGCGGCATCCCGCGTCGGAAGCCCGAGCACGGGGACGGTGTCCTTCACCGAGGCATAGAAGAAGAACGTCACCCCATAGGCCAGGAGCAACCGCACGCGGAAGAGGTGCCCCCAGCGCTCCAGGCGTGAGAGCCCCGCCACCGCGAGGATGAACAGGAGCGTCGCGCCGAGCACCTGGAGGAAGACCACCGAGCGCGCACCCGCGACGACGAGGAGCCCGCACGACAGCGCCCCCCCGAAGCCCGTGAGCAGCACCTCGTGCAGGAAGGGACGCTCAGACATCCGGGGATGCGGCGCGGCGGGCCTCGCGCATCAGCGAGCCACTCAGCACGCCCCACACGAACGAGAAGTACGACGGGATGAAGGGCGCGCCCTGCGCGACGAGCTCGGCCCGCAGGGACTGGTGCAGCGCGGGCAGGTTGTACCAGGGCACCCTCGGATACAGGTGGTGCTCCAGGTGGTAGTTCTCGTTGCACATGAAGAAGCGCGTCACCGGATTGGACAGGATGGTCCGCGAGCCCCGGACGGGATGCGTGTTCTCCGTCAGGAAGGTGTGCTGGCTCATGCCCCGGATGTTGACCAGCGTGTTGATGATGACCATGGGCAACACCCAGGCCTGCAGCAACACCGGCCACGGCACGAAGCGCGCCGCGAGCACGCCCGCCACGAGCACCATCGCGACCTCGAACCCAATCCATCGCCGCTCGGACGGCGTGCCGTGCTTCCAGCCCAGGATGGGAATCATCGTGATGTACGCGGGGTAACCGAGCAGCAGTCGCCCAAGGTGCATCGCCAGCTCCAGCCAGCGCCGCCCCGTGTAGTTCGCGTAGTGGTCGGGGTCCAGGCCACCGCCCAGGTCCCGGTGGTGCCGCAGGTGCAACACCTTGTACGCCGCGAAGTTCTGGAGCACGGGCCAGGCGCACAGCATCCCGCCCAGGCGATTCAGCCAGGGCCGCGGGGACAGCCCACCGTGCACCGCCTCGTGGGTGAACAGGCTGATGCCATGGAGCGCGGCCGCCGAGACCAGGTAGAGCGGCAGCCGGATGAGCCAGCTCGCCACCGAGTCGCCGTGCCTCGCGAGCAGCACGAGGAGCCACGCCGACACGCCCTGGAGCAGGAGGAACAGGGCGAGCCGGGGCAGATGACGGGCGTCGATTCGCTCCAGCTCGCGCAGGGACTCGGGAGACAGGGCTGCGGAGGGCGTGGGCATGGCGCGTCCTGATGACTTACAATCCCGCTCCGAGTCGAAGCAACCCTCGCCCCCACACCGACCTTGAGCGCACCTCCTCCTCGTCTGAAGTTCGCGGTCGTCCGTGAAGACCCGGCGCTGGAGCAGGTGCTCATCGAGCACACCCGGGCACGCGCGCTCCTCACCGTCGCCTCCGGCGGCTGCACGCTCCTCACGCTGGCGCGAGACAACCCCACGCTCGAGCTGGTGGGCTTCGACTTCAACCCCAGGCAGCTCGAGCACGTGAAGGAGAAGGCGCGCTGCCTCGGCACCGCCGCGCCCCAGCACTTCAACGTGCTCTCCCACGACGCCGCGGGGCTGAATCAGCGCGGCGAGTTCGAGGGCCTGTTCCGCACGCTGCGCCTGTTCGTGGAGGAGTTCGTGGCCCCTCGCCGCGAGCTCAACACG
Encoded proteins:
- a CDS encoding Hint domain-containing protein; the protein is MLPGCPWVIKPTPKPKTVEEQREVVMAAFQKRPPHEDFVMLDLADDDQYEYARHRLQEAAAAQVAQGGQDTPGPTVARDFARALKTLDVARAKAVRGGPRPKPTDWDCDHFIHVNDSRTVGGGKAQQADKAQQDNRPSLILNPYATCAGGATHVFTDVTAYDSDLSGKKLTVLAKSANEEHHDGKTFDDTAVSVRPSMAPESKVVVESLMVAHNEQTGEEHVSFASLDTTLTPEPVSFTMDHPRFASNEPRSNINLTTCQLRGGADCDYAMVTNAQGTLAPYPQQPVGLALRKTGNPWTGDPAAYFPFQAGQTFDITNIYVPTQLTFDAGAMSQPCVIQAMKNGPTTTRMRLIKTDSGGTCTTLADLSDLFVINGKTASIQRLVNLSQNTTANGGAGCTMEKIVNEPVVMSMTLYSMATCGGAAAVPRLTTFTSTALPTNPFNLNVLNSCMAEGTKVTLADGTRAAIETLKVGDKVRSNASGRVLTVQDFIFGREPKPLVRLRDDQGHDLRLTEKHPVLLTSGLVVPADKVQVKDQVRTESGTAFITATERVPYDGKVYNLKLGTPEELESLGPNERTLFADGVLVGDDTMQRELTSPRRASATP
- a CDS encoding TetR/AcrR family transcriptional regulator gives rise to the protein MPATLKDDEATARRAKVLVAARWCFLNFGFAKTSFEDIARRATLSRTLLYRIFKDKEDIYRAVFVDWLVSRHPDARKAAKGPGSPYERLLGVCRLLVMEPWGEMVGAPMGSEFLEACERIDPESEALHRQVARECVTTILADSTSAEVFLLALDGLLADQPSVEQLEQRTQVLAARFAPSASKKGARS
- a CDS encoding Rossmann-fold NAD(P)-binding domain-containing protein, whose translation is MKVILFGATGMVGMGCLREALASPDVEAVLSISRQSCGVEHPKLRELLLPDLFEVAAVEQQLVGYDACIWAIGVSSVGLDEAAYARITEELTLRWARTLLRLNPGISFCYCSAGGAGGPGMWARVRRRVEGVLNEMPFRHVGAVRPGFIRPGPGIRSKTRGYQLGIVLLKPLFLMTPLLVRAFPGLFTTSERLGRAMLSVVQGQADGFILESADINRVGG
- a CDS encoding TVP38/TMEM64 family protein encodes the protein MLAGAWLFGVFAWVGAPGGLAQKLVGLGAWGYLAFILVYTALQPFGVPGTFFVVAAPLIWPWPTAFALSMVGTMSASVVGFSFARFVAREWVSARIPARLRKYDAALERSSFRTVVILRLILWMPQVLHSFFGVSKVGFWTHFWGSLIGYAPPLLLVSYLGAEMFDASGKMQPAAWPIMAGLLTASLVIAALARAWERHRLPGRTLPFSWSKKP
- a CDS encoding SDR family oxidoreductase, whose protein sequence is MTQDLLGKVILITGATDGIGKAAAAVLARRGATLTIVGRDKQKTEKVLSELKSTSENPNLDLLLCDLSRLADVRRAAEEFKARHERLDVLVNNAGATFKKPTMGPDGFELTFALNHLAYFQLTTSLLDLLRKTPDARVVSTSSSMQARGKLDLAKTPTSLAGSGPAAYATSKLANILFTRELQRRLGGTTAIANCFEPGTVRTQFGGFGSDQGFLLNLVYTLAKPFSSTPEQGADSLIWLATAPEAATLRGEYVSKRRAVTPQKQALDPKLAADLWTLSEELCAKAVARAD
- a CDS encoding phosphatase PAP2 family protein, translated to MSERPFLHEVLLTGFGGALSCGLLVVAGARSVVFLQVLGATLLFILAVAGLSRLERWGHLFRVRLLLAYGVTFFFYASVKDTVPVLGLPTRDAALFAVDAWVFGGSTPSVWLQRWSSAAVSDVFSASYLSFHVYLHLAMAWAVVGSRERAEAFFGQVFSAYVPGLVGYYLVPAVGPLVAYPELFTVPVEGGWVTRLNAAVVAHGSSTFDVFPSLHVYITLVLLAHDRLAHPWRFRGMLPVAVMLFVSTLVLRYHYAVDLLAGVVWFVAFRALYPRLLRAWESWRRRRGVETAVVLPPG
- a CDS encoding fatty acid desaturase family protein, whose protein sequence is MPTPSAALSPESLRELERIDARHLPRLALFLLLQGVSAWLLVLLARHGDSVASWLIRLPLYLVSAAALHGISLFTHEAVHGGLSPRPWLNRLGGMLCAWPVLQNFAAYKVLHLRHHRDLGGGLDPDHYANYTGRRWLELAMHLGRLLLGYPAYITMIPILGWKHGTPSERRWIGFEVAMVLVAGVLAARFVPWPVLLQAWVLPMVIINTLVNIRGMSQHTFLTENTHPVRGSRTILSNPVTRFFMCNENYHLEHHLYPRVPWYNLPALHQSLRAELVAQGAPFIPSYFSFVWGVLSGSLMREARRAASPDV